In the genome of Dermacentor andersoni chromosome 3, qqDerAnde1_hic_scaffold, whole genome shotgun sequence, one region contains:
- the LOC129387998 gene encoding uncharacterized protein: MVWRFAAELMVDLGVATLVTVDVGADPDRHPDLDARADAHWRPILQLDRPEPLFTSRAMAEPDVMQMVIDGFEEAVGALDTAVTGKPPETMSNGVASVFRLVSDAKLDDARNYQPVNVTDLISGLRTFLGDLFSYDDTSKWRVLLPSPKYATTGLKAIVESVAPAHLLNYMGFLAVIRMAAYIPGQSQQPDHLHALFYHSVTGRSMFGTRDVSLMCLLSTERLLPGCFAKAALQRLRTEGADLVARHWISQLVDAFTHNVRDLSWIDDLSALLVRYRLKRRSIASLTAYVGGDCVPFRSPRVDTGSPLGHFHDVAKLQQRALLQGISGGNAVPHRYPQLSEMHPYAAFDVSHRYVRVPSVLFNHSVPTNSTAFALHLSRLATRLYQALVRVLFDDPYELVAPITEVANMRLRASDLSRCLSRDATRAYGSDGNLFATSDVEKDLLYRSTALVLAHSDLSRCLSQDAKRAYGSDGNLFATSDVEKDLLYRSTALVLAHR, translated from the exons ATGGTGTGGCGCTTCGCCGCCGAACTGATGGTGGATCTGGGTGTCGCCACTCTCGTGACCGTAGACGTGGGCGCGGATCCCGACAGGCATCCTGACCTAGACGCCCGCGCGGACGCGCATTGGCGTCCCATCCTTCAGTTGGATCGCCCCGAACCGCTGTTCACAAGCCGCGCAATGGCCGAACCTGACGTCATGCAGATGGTTATCGACGGCTTCGAGGAAGCCGTCGGAGCACTGGACACCGCGGTAACCGGAAAGCCGCCAGAGACAATG AGCAACGGAGTAGCCTCCGTGTTCCGGCTGGTGAGCGATGCGAAGCTCGACGACGCGCGCAACTACCAGCCAGTGAACGTGACGGATCTCATCTCGGGCCTGCGCACCTTCCTCGGGGACTTGTTTAGCTACGACGACACGAGCAAGTGGCGAGTGCTGCTCCCCTCGCCCAAGTACGCCACCACAGGCCTCAAGGCTATCGTCGAG tcggtCGCTCCCGCCCACCTGCTTAACTACATGGGCTTCCTGGCGGTGATCCGGATGGCGGCGTACATACCCGGGCAGTCGCAGCAGCCGGACCACCTCCACGCGCTGTTCTACCACAGCGTGACGGGCCGATCCATGTTCGGCACGAGGGACGTGTCCCTGATGTGCTTGCTCTCCACCGAGCGGCTGCTGCCCGGCTGCTTCGCTAAGGCGGCGCTCCAGCGCCTGCGCACGGAAGGCGCCGACCTGGTGGCTCGCCACTGGATCTCGCAGCTCGTGGACGCCTTCACGCACAACGTGCGCGACCTGTCCTGGATAGACGACCTGTCCGCGCTGCTGGTGCGCTACCGGCTCAAGCGGCGGTCCATCGCGAGCCTCACGGCGTACGTCGGAGGCGACTGCGTGCCGTTCAGATCCCCGCGTGTGGACACTGGGAGTCCGCTGGGACACTTCCACGATGTGGCCAAGCTGCAACAGCGAGCCCTGCTCCAGGGGATCAGCGGAGGAAATGCGGTTCCGCACAG GTACCCGCAACTGTCCGAGATGCACCCGTACGCGGCGTTCGACGTGTCGCACCGGTACGTGCGGGTTCCGTCCGTGCTCTTCAACCACTCGGTGCCGACGAACAGCACGGCGTTCGCGCTGCACCTGTCGCGGCTGGCGACGCGCCTCTACCAGGCGCTGGTGCGAGTGCTCTTCGACGACCCGTACGAGCTGGTCGCGCCCATCACCGAGGTGGCCAACATGCGCCTGCGCGCGAGCGATCTGAGCCGCTGCCTATCGCGAGACGCGACCCGGGCCTACGGCTCCGACGGGAACCTCTTCGCCACCAGCGACGTGGAGAAGGACCTGCTCTACCGCTCCACGGCGCTGGTGCTGGCGCACAG CGATCTGAGCCGCTGCCTGTCGCAAGACGCGAAGCGGGCCTACGGCTCCGACGGGAACCTCTTCGCCACCAGCGACGTGGAGAAGGACCTGCTCTACCGCTCCACGGCGCTGGTGCTGGCGCACAGGTAA